TCTGCTGACGAGCGACGAGCACGATGCCCTGGTGGCGTACCTGAGCGACGATGGGCTGAACGCAACCATTGACCTGAACGACGAGCAGACGCTCAACGAGAAACTCTACGGTTTGTTCGCGCTGATGCTGCAGTGCCCGGGCTACCATGTGCACTAGGAGCTCCGGATGATCACTCGGCGACAGTTCCTCAAACGTGCCGGCGTGATGGGTGCGGCAGCCCTCGCGGGTCCCGGACTGTTCGAGAGGCTGCTCGTTCAGCAGGCGATCGCCGAGACGTTCGGCGACAAGTACTTCGTCGTCATTTATCTCGACGGTGGAAACGATGGTCTGAACACCGTCACGCCGTACGACAACGGCAACGGTTCGTTGCGATCCGCGTATAATGTCGCGCGGGCGACGAACAGCCAGTTGCACCTGAGCCCCGACGTTCTCGAGGCCTCACTCATCGGCGTCGATCCGAACACAGGCGCCCAGCTCGCGCTGCATCCTGCTCTTTCCGGCCTCAAGGACTTGTACGATCTCGGCAAGGTCGCCGTCCTGCAGGGCTGCGGCTATCCGGAGTACACGACCTCGCACGAGTATTCGCGCAGGATCTGGCAGACGGCCGATCCCCTTCGAGCCGGCGTGAACACGGGATGGCTTGGCAGGTATCTGGCCGCGAACTACGGCGGCGACGATACGGTCGGCGTCAGCATGTCGGAAACCGTCGCCGGCGAGCTTCGCCAGGGCACAACCGGCGTGCTGACGATGTCACGCGTGCAGGACTTCGGTTTCCCGTACGACCCGTCCTTCAATGTGGAAGACAAACGTGCGGCATTTGCCGCACTTTGCGCCGCGGGCAGCGCCAGCTCGCAGCCGTCGCTGTCGTCGCTCGGCAAGACCGCGATGGCGACGCTGCTGAGCAGCGAGGCGTATCCGAGTCTCGATGCCTACTACAACAACGCTCGGGGCGGTATCTGGAACCCGCAATACGATGCTGTCGCAGGCACGTTGTCCGGTGACCTGCGTGAAATCGCGAAAATGATCTACGGCGTCTCGCAAGGCGTGCCGAATGTCGGAGCGCGATTCTTCCAGGCACGCGCTTTAGGCTACGACCTGCACGCGGACCAGGGAGGCGCCGAGGCGACCGGCCAGCATTCGATCCTGCACAGGGCGCTCGGGGATTCGCTCAAGGTGTTCTACGAAGACCTCGCCGATATGGGGATCGCGGACAAGACGTGCATTCTCGTGTGGAGCGAGTTCGGCCGGCGAGTTCCGCAGAACAACAACGGCACCGACCACGGCTCGCAGGGCCCCGCCTTTCTCGTCGGCGGATCTGTCCTCGGCGGTGTCTATGGCGATCACCCGAATATTTCCGCCAACGCGCTCGACGCGAGCGGTAACACCGAGTACCGCCAGGGCGCTGCCGAGTTCCGCTCGACGGATCTGCGTGATGTCTACGGCACGATCCTCAAGCACTGGCTCGGAATGTCGGCGATCGACGTCGCTTCGGTTCTGCCGCTCGATGCAGGCGACCCGCAGCGCTACTGGACGACGTCCGATTTCGATCTTGGGATGCTTTGAGCGTAGCGAGACTCGGCGCAGCCGGGACCGGGCCGATCAGCCGGACTCTGCCAGCCCGGACCTCACCTTCACATCGAACCTTGCAGCAACCGGGTAGTGGTCGGACAGCTCGCGCCCGCGTTTGTCGCGGAAATTCTCGAGCACCTCGTACTTCACAGGCGCGAAGCTGACCGCGCTGCCGCTTCGATAGAAAATCTTGTCCACCAGCTCGCAATCGCGACCGGCGGGAGCCCGGCTGCACGTAACGTCCATCATCGGTCCGGGCTCCGGAACCCGGCCGCCTCGCACGAGCTCGACCCACACATCGCGAAGGCCGCCTGCCACGAGAAGCTGATCGACGTTGTCGCGCGGTGATCGGGTATAGCGTGCGTTGGTATCGCCCATCACGATGACGGCCGTTCCCGGCGGAGAGAGCAGTTGCATGGCTTTGAGGAGCTGGCGGATGTTGCTGCGGCGCGCCGCAAAGCTGCCGCGATCCCCTCCTGCGTCGGCGTGAAGGTTGTAGACGTCGACGAATGCCCCCGGCGCGATCGCATGCCGTGCATAGGAAAAACCCTTGTCCGTGTCGCAGTCGCTCTCGTACAGGCCGAGCCTGCCAAAGCATTTTTTCCAGTCGACGCGAAAGGGGCGCGCAAACGCCGATACGGACAACTGCACGAGACCGTCGCCGAGTCCGAACGTGCCGCCGCGGTTCTTCACCGTCGCGAACGGAAACGAGGATGCGGAGATGCCGACGAGCGTCCTGTGGTAGTCGCGGTCGAACACCTCCTGGAGCGCGACGATGATCCTGGCGCCGGCCGAGGAGGTGTCCGGCGTGCGCAGACTTTCCAGAAGCTCGGCAATCGCCTCGACTTTTCCGCTGCGATCGCCGATCAGCAGCGGCGGCAGGCCGTGGACATTATAGGTAAGGACGCTCAGCGGCTGGCTCGAAGCGGGCGACGGCCATAGCGCAACCGTCGCCATCAGGACCGCTGCGCATCTGCCGGCTCGCTTCGTTCGCTTCACGACTTCGACAGTAGCGCCTGATGCTTCGCCAAATCGATGAGGTTTCGAAAAACAACTCGCGTGATTGCGGCTCGAGCGTGCCCCCGTGCTCGGATCTCGGAGCTCCCTCCGGTTTCGGAGCCTTAAGCGGGTCTGGACCTGCAGGCTCAGCGTGCGGTTCCGGGGTCACTGCCCCGGAAGTAGCGCAGGAAGTCGCTCTCGGGCGACAGGATCATCGACGTGCCGCTCTTGATCGACGTGCGATAGGCCTCGAGCGTGCGCACGAACGCGTAGAAGTCGGTGTCGCGCCCATAGGCGTCGGCGAAGATCTTCACGGCCTGGGCATCGCCTTCACCTCGGCGGATCTCGGACTGCTTTCTTGCCTCTGCAATCAGGATGGCCACTTCCTTGTCGGAGCCCGAGCGGATCTTGCGCGCTTCCTCGTCGCCTTCGGCGCGGAACTTCTTCGCGAGCCGCTCGCGTTCGGTGCGCATGCGGCTGAAGACGTTCATCTCGGTTTTCTCGGGAAGATCGGCGCGCTTGATGCGCACGTCGACGATCTCGATGCCGAAGTCGTGCGCCCGCTCGTTGGTGATCTGCGTGACTTCCTTCATGAGCTGCTCGCGGCTGGAGCTGATGATCTCGCTGAAGGTGTGACGGCCGAGATTCTCGCGCACGTTGGAGTAGATGATGTCGTCCAGCCGCGAGGCCGCGCCCTGCTCGTTGCGCACCGTCCGGTAGAACAGCAGCGGATCGAGGATGCGCCAGCGCGCGTAGTTGTCCACGAGAAGCTGCTGCTTGTCCTTGGTGAGCACCTCGCGCGGCGATGCGTCGTACTCGAGCAGTCGCCGGTCGAAATACAGAACGCTCTGGACGAACGGCAGCTTGAAGTTGAGCCCGGGCTCGCGAACGGTGCGAACCGGATCGCCGAGCTGGACAACGACCGCCTGCATCCATTGCTGCACGCGGAAAGCGGCAAGATTCCATGCCGCGATGATGAGGCCGAGCGCGATCAGGAAGGGGAGGGCACGCCGGTCCATCGTTACTGTCCCTCGCCGCGCGGCATCTCGGATTCGAGCGGGCCCGGAGTGCGCCGCAGCATCTGGTCCAGAGGCAGATACGGAACCACGTGCGTCGCCGATTGCTCGTCGAGCAGCAGCACGTTGCTGCGCGACATCACGTCTTCCATCGTCTCGATCCACAGCCGTGTCCGCGTAACCGCGGCGGCCTTGGCGTATTCGTCGTGGAGAGCGATGAACCTGCCGGCCGCGCCTTCGGCCGCCTTGACCTTGGTCTCCACGTAAGCGTCGGCCTCGTTGATCAGCTGCGCCGCCTGGCCGCGCGCCTTCGGCACGACGTCGTTGGCGTAACCACGCGACTCGTTGATGAGCCGTTCGCGGTCCTGCTGCGCGCTGATCACGTCCTTGAACGCGTCGGCGACCTGGTCGGGAGGATCGACGTCCTGGAGCTTGACCGTCGCTACCTCGATGCCGAGGTCATACTGATCGAGGATCGTCTGGAGCAGCTTCTGGGTGTCGGTCTGAATGCGGTCCTTGCCCTCGGTCAGCGCGGTATCGATGTCGTTGCGGCCGATGACTTCGCGCATCGCCGCTTCGGCGGCATCGCGCACGGTCTGGGTCTGATTGCGAACATTGAAGAGGAAGTCGGTCGCGCCGGACTCCTCCGGCTTGATGCGATACTGGACGATGAACTGGAGCTTGACGATGTTTTCGTCGCCAGTGACCATCAGCGCTTCGCGGTCCACGTCGACGTATTCGGCCGGCGGCCCGACGGCCACGGTGCGGAATCCGAACTCTTCCTTGCTGATGCGTGTGACCGACGGCTTGAGCACTTCCTCGACCGGCCACGGCAGGTGATAGCCGGGACCAGACGGCGCCTCGCGTACGACGCGGCCAAACCGGAGCACGATGCCGCGCTCCTCGGGCGCGATGATGAAGAACCCGGACGCAAGCCAGAGCACCAGCGCAATTACCGCGAGCGCCCACGGAGGCACCGGCCACTTCGGCGGCCCGCTTCGCGCATTGCCGCCGCCGGAGGTCGCGGACACTTGATACTGTCCGAGCAGCCGGCGTGCCTCTTCGAGCGGATCGAAGGGTCGATCGCCTCCATTTGGCTGTCCGGGTGTCCAACCTTCGGCCATCGCCGTCCTCCCTCCATCGCCGTCGCAAGATCGCGAGGCGAATCTTCATTGCCCCGACACGCCGCCGCAGCAATCCGGACTCTCGCGTCTCAGGGCACTACGCGCGTGCTCCCGTTGCAATTTGACGCAACTTTCCCGCGCTTCGGCCGGGCAGTCGGATTCGGACGCACAAAAAAACGGGCCGCTGCACCGCAGCGGCCCCGCTCTTTCAACGATCGAGCCTGCCGTTCACTGGAACATGCACGCGTTGATGAAGCTCGCCTTCGCGGCGGGCAGTCGCCGTCCGCGTCGTCGCGTTTTCCACAAGGCGACCCTCGGAATTCTACGTCGAATTCAGGCTGGCCTCACTGCGGCTGGTGCAATAGCATGCGCCCGGCGGCGGTAACGTATCGCGTTGCCGACCGGCTGCTTCTCGATCGCCGGTCGAGACCTGTTCGAAGGAGGAGGGACATGAACATCACGCGGCAAACTCCGGTTGTGCTGGGACTGTGGATCTTTTCGGTTCTGCGCGCGCAGGCGGCTCCGCCCGTGTTCGAGCCAGCCGTCGTGGTCGACCCGCAGCTCGTCGACGTAGGCCGATTTGCTCTCGATCATGTCGCGGCCACGACGGGAACGGGGACGTGGGTAGCCGCATGGAGCAACGCCCGCGAGATCGTATTTTCGCGATCGACCGATCATGGGCTTTCGTTCTCTCCCGCCGCCATTCTCAACACGGACTTCGCAGACGATCAGGACCCGTGGTTCGATACCTTTTTCGAACAAAGAGATAACGCGCCGGCGCTCGCGGCCGATCCGAACGGTCGTTTCATCGCCGTATGGCAGAGGTCAAGCCTTCAAGGCGAACACATCGAAGTCGCGCACTCGGATGATTCCGGCGCGACGTGGACGCCCCCGGCCATCCTCGTGGACTACGGCGGACGTTCCCCGGGAATCGCAACCGACGGACAGGGGAAGTGGATCATCGTCTGGCCCGGTCACCACGTGGCTGGCGGGAAATACCAGGAGGTATATTTCACGCGCTCGACGGACGGCGGCAACACGTGGAGCGCTCCGGCGCCGCTGGTCGCGAACAGCTCCGGTGGTGCACCGACCGTGCTCGGCACGCGGGTGGTCTGGTCGGGAGGAACCTGGATTGTCGCGTGGTCGAACGGCGACACTTCCGGTGACGTTGATTCCGACCTGGTGACCTCGCGCTCGACGGATGGTGGTCTCACATGGTCGGCGCCTTCGCCTGTGGACACCATCGACACCAATCTCGACTTCGGAGCGCAGCTTGCGGGCGACGGCGCCGGCAACTGGATCGCGGTGTGGGAGGCGAGACTGGCGAACTCGCAGGACGTGCTCGCGGCGCGATCCTCGGACGACGCCGTGACGTGGAGCGCGCCCGTTGCACTGAATGCAGATCCGGGAACCGGGTCATCGGTCAATTGGGCCATACACGCAGCCGCCGGAGCGACCGGCGAATTCGTTGCCGCCTGGACGCGGTACTCAGAAGAAGCGGGCGATCCCTACGGCAACGACGACGCAGACGTTCTGATGAGGAGTACGAGTGACGGCGGCGTGTCGTGGACGCCGGAGTTGCCGCTGAACGCAGCCGAGACCGACGGGATCTACGAAGACGAGATTTTTCCTTTCGTTGCTCACGATCCGTCCGGGCACTGGATGGTGTTCTGGTCATCCGAAGACGATCGTCTCTTGAGCGGTACCAAGGGCGGCTATCTCGATCTGGTCTACGCGCTGGCCGACCATCCCTGCGGCAACGGCGTGACCGATCCCGGCGAAGGATGCGATGACGGCCGTCGCGGCGATCTCGACTGCTGCGATCGCACATGCACGTTCAATGCCGATGGTACAGCATGTGCCGCCGATGATGACCTCTGCACTCTCGAGCGCTGCGATGGCAGCGGCACCTGTAATCATCTGACCGCGCCGGCAGGAACGCTCTGTACCGCCGACAGCGACGTCTGCACGTACGACCGTTGCGACGATGCAAGGAACTGCGAACACGTCGCTGAGCCGCGGCCCAGCTGCA
The sequence above is drawn from the Candidatus Limnocylindrales bacterium genome and encodes:
- a CDS encoding DUF1501 domain-containing protein; translated protein: MITRRQFLKRAGVMGAAALAGPGLFERLLVQQAIAETFGDKYFVVIYLDGGNDGLNTVTPYDNGNGSLRSAYNVARATNSQLHLSPDVLEASLIGVDPNTGAQLALHPALSGLKDLYDLGKVAVLQGCGYPEYTTSHEYSRRIWQTADPLRAGVNTGWLGRYLAANYGGDDTVGVSMSETVAGELRQGTTGVLTMSRVQDFGFPYDPSFNVEDKRAAFAALCAAGSASSQPSLSSLGKTAMATLLSSEAYPSLDAYYNNARGGIWNPQYDAVAGTLSGDLREIAKMIYGVSQGVPNVGARFFQARALGYDLHADQGGAEATGQHSILHRALGDSLKVFYEDLADMGIADKTCILVWSEFGRRVPQNNNGTDHGSQGPAFLVGGSVLGGVYGDHPNISANALDASGNTEYRQGAAEFRSTDLRDVYGTILKHWLGMSAIDVASVLPLDAGDPQRYWTTSDFDLGML
- a CDS encoding endonuclease/exonuclease/phosphatase family protein, which translates into the protein MATVALWPSPASSQPLSVLTYNVHGLPPLLIGDRSGKVEAIAELLESLRTPDTSSAGARIIVALQEVFDRDYHRTLVGISASSFPFATVKNRGGTFGLGDGLVQLSVSAFARPFRVDWKKCFGRLGLYESDCDTDKGFSYARHAIAPGAFVDVYNLHADAGGDRGSFAARRSNIRQLLKAMQLLSPPGTAVIVMGDTNARYTRSPRDNVDQLLVAGGLRDVWVELVRGGRVPEPGPMMDVTCSRAPAGRDCELVDKIFYRSGSAVSFAPVKYEVLENFRDKRGRELSDHYPVAARFDVKVRSGLAESG
- the hflC gene encoding protease modulator HflC → MDRRALPFLIALGLIIAAWNLAAFRVQQWMQAVVVQLGDPVRTVREPGLNFKLPFVQSVLYFDRRLLEYDASPREVLTKDKQQLLVDNYARWRILDPLLFYRTVRNEQGAASRLDDIIYSNVRENLGRHTFSEIISSSREQLMKEVTQITNERAHDFGIEIVDVRIKRADLPEKTEMNVFSRMRTERERLAKKFRAEGDEEARKIRSGSDKEVAILIAEARKQSEIRRGEGDAQAVKIFADAYGRDTDFYAFVRTLEAYRTSIKSGTSMILSPESDFLRYFRGSDPGTAR
- the hflK gene encoding FtsH protease activity modulator HflK; translation: MAEGWTPGQPNGGDRPFDPLEEARRLLGQYQVSATSGGGNARSGPPKWPVPPWALAVIALVLWLASGFFIIAPEERGIVLRFGRVVREAPSGPGYHLPWPVEEVLKPSVTRISKEEFGFRTVAVGPPAEYVDVDREALMVTGDENIVKLQFIVQYRIKPEESGATDFLFNVRNQTQTVRDAAEAAMREVIGRNDIDTALTEGKDRIQTDTQKLLQTILDQYDLGIEVATVKLQDVDPPDQVADAFKDVISAQQDRERLINESRGYANDVVPKARGQAAQLINEADAYVETKVKAAEGAAGRFIALHDEYAKAAAVTRTRLWIETMEDVMSRSNVLLLDEQSATHVVPYLPLDQMLRRTPGPLESEMPRGEGQ
- a CDS encoding exo-alpha-sialidase produces the protein MNITRQTPVVLGLWIFSVLRAQAAPPVFEPAVVVDPQLVDVGRFALDHVAATTGTGTWVAAWSNAREIVFSRSTDHGLSFSPAAILNTDFADDQDPWFDTFFEQRDNAPALAADPNGRFIAVWQRSSLQGEHIEVAHSDDSGATWTPPAILVDYGGRSPGIATDGQGKWIIVWPGHHVAGGKYQEVYFTRSTDGGNTWSAPAPLVANSSGGAPTVLGTRVVWSGGTWIVAWSNGDTSGDVDSDLVTSRSTDGGLTWSAPSPVDTIDTNLDFGAQLAGDGAGNWIAVWEARLANSQDVLAARSSDDAVTWSAPVALNADPGTGSSVNWAIHAAAGATGEFVAAWTRYSEEAGDPYGNDDADVLMRSTSDGGVSWTPELPLNAAETDGIYEDEIFPFVAHDPSGHWMVFWSSEDDRLLSGTKGGYLDLVYALADHPCGNGVTDPGEGCDDGRRGDLDCCDRTCTFNADGTACAADDDLCTLERCDGSGTCNHLTAPAGTLCTADSDVCTYDRCDDARNCEHVAEPRPSCKQPFARASKLQIVDGADPADRSFRWKWSRGDLADLYDVGQSVQDFGLCVFDSNGLIARFDAPAGPRCLEDVTDDCWKFAGNHSWKYQYRNKSGSPTGLTSLVLKGNDASRLGISLSASGDNLVLPSLPLTNLPLRVQLVNEIGTCWDAVYSQPKETTDTSFKALND